A section of the Quatrionicoccus australiensis genome encodes:
- a CDS encoding MlaA family lipoprotein, whose product MTVKLELLRLGSRGRLLVGALLALTFAGGVSAEDNPRDPYEGFNRTMFSVNEAVDKALIKPLGQAYDKVAPLPVKAGVGNFFGNTSDLWIGVNSAMQGKFSDAGIDAGRLLINSTVGILGLFDVASELGLEKHDEDFGQTLAVWGVADGGYLYWPIIGPRTLRDTAGWGADSFADPVRYVRPVTVRNSMSALRIVDIRASLLPADKVVEEAALDKYAYVRDAYLQRRRNQIFDGRPPRLDD is encoded by the coding sequence ATGACGGTGAAGCTTGAATTGCTGAGGCTTGGTTCGCGAGGCCGACTTCTGGTTGGCGCCCTGCTGGCGTTAACGTTCGCCGGAGGGGTTTCGGCTGAAGATAATCCGCGTGATCCGTATGAGGGCTTCAATCGCACCATGTTCTCGGTCAATGAGGCCGTGGACAAGGCGCTGATCAAACCGCTCGGGCAGGCTTACGACAAGGTCGCACCGTTGCCGGTGAAGGCCGGTGTCGGCAATTTTTTCGGTAATACGAGTGATCTCTGGATCGGTGTTAATAGTGCGATGCAGGGCAAGTTTTCCGATGCCGGCATCGATGCCGGGCGTTTGCTGATCAACTCGACGGTGGGTATTTTGGGTCTCTTCGATGTTGCCAGCGAACTCGGCCTGGAAAAGCATGATGAGGACTTCGGGCAGACGCTCGCCGTGTGGGGTGTGGCGGATGGCGGCTATCTCTACTGGCCGATCATCGGGCCGCGCACGCTGCGCGATACTGCGGGCTGGGGGGCTGATTCCTTTGCCGATCCTGTGCGTTATGTGCGGCCGGTTACTGTTCGCAACAGCATGAGTGCGCTGCGTATCGTCGATATTCGGGCCAGTTTGCTGCCGGCCGACAAGGTGGTCGAAGAGGCTGCGCTGGACAAGTATGCTTACGTGCGCGATGCCTATCTGCAACGTCGCCGCAACCAGATTTTCGATGGCCGCCCGCCGCGGCTGGACGATTGA
- the hisD gene encoding histidinol dehydrogenase, translated as MVAIKRLSTVDADFTAKMNALLAFEAASDEGIERTVAGILADVKARGDAAVVEYTNRFDRLSAGGMADLELSKAEMQTALDGLPAEQRAALEAAAQRVRVYHEKQKLEGWSYTEADGTMLGQMITPLDRVGLYVPGGKAAYPSSVLMNAIPAKVAGVKELIMVVPTPGGEKNALVLAAACLAGVDRVFTMGGAQAVGALAYGTQSVPQVDKIVGPGNAYVATAKRRVFGIVGIDMVAGPSEILVVADGSGNPDWVAMDLFSQAEHDELAQSILICTDAAFIEQVQASIEKLLPSMPRRETIETSLTNRGAFILVRDLEEAIAIANRVAPEHLELALAEPDPWVSKIHHAGAIFIGHYTSESLGDYCAGPNHVLPTSGSARFSSPLGVYDFQKRTSLIKVSKAGAQTLGRIASTLAQGEGLPAHAKSAEFRLEN; from the coding sequence ATGGTCGCCATCAAGCGTCTTTCAACGGTCGACGCCGATTTCACGGCAAAAATGAACGCGCTGCTCGCCTTCGAGGCGGCGTCCGATGAAGGCATCGAGCGCACCGTCGCCGGCATCCTCGCCGACGTCAAGGCGCGCGGCGATGCGGCGGTGGTCGAATACACCAATCGTTTCGATCGCCTGAGCGCAGGCGGCATGGCTGACCTTGAACTGTCCAAGGCAGAAATGCAGACGGCACTCGACGGTTTGCCGGCTGAGCAGCGTGCGGCGCTCGAAGCGGCCGCGCAGCGCGTGCGCGTCTACCACGAGAAACAAAAGCTCGAAGGCTGGTCCTACACCGAAGCCGACGGCACCATGCTCGGCCAGATGATCACGCCGCTCGACCGTGTCGGTCTCTACGTGCCGGGCGGCAAGGCGGCTTATCCGTCGTCCGTGCTGATGAACGCGATTCCGGCCAAGGTGGCCGGCGTCAAGGAACTGATCATGGTCGTGCCGACGCCGGGCGGCGAAAAGAATGCGCTGGTGCTGGCGGCGGCCTGTCTGGCCGGCGTTGACCGCGTGTTCACGATGGGCGGGGCGCAGGCGGTCGGGGCGCTCGCCTACGGAACGCAGAGCGTGCCGCAGGTCGACAAGATCGTCGGGCCGGGCAATGCCTATGTCGCCACGGCCAAGCGCCGGGTGTTCGGTATCGTCGGCATCGACATGGTGGCCGGCCCGTCGGAAATTCTCGTTGTCGCCGATGGTTCGGGCAATCCGGACTGGGTGGCGATGGACCTGTTCTCGCAGGCCGAGCACGACGAACTGGCGCAATCCATCCTGATCTGTACCGACGCGGCTTTCATCGAGCAGGTGCAGGCCAGCATCGAAAAGCTGCTGCCGAGCATGCCGCGTCGCGAGACGATCGAAACCTCGCTGACCAATCGCGGCGCTTTCATCCTGGTGCGCGATCTGGAAGAGGCGATTGCCATCGCCAACCGCGTCGCGCCGGAGCATCTCGAACTGGCGCTCGCCGAGCCCGATCCGTGGGTCAGCAAGATCCACCACGCTGGCGCCATCTTCATCGGTCACTACACCTCCGAGTCGCTCGGCGATTACTGTGCCGGTCCGAATCACGTGTTGCCGACTTCCGGTAGCGCGCGTTTCTCCTCGCCGCTCGGTGTCTATGACTTCCAGAAGCGGACCAGCCTGATCAAGGTGTCGAAGGCCGGCGCGCAGACGCTCGGGCGCATCGCTTCGACGCTGGCGCAGGGTGAAGGTCTGCCGGCGCACGCCAAGTCGGCCGAGTTCCGGCTGGAAAACTGA
- a CDS encoding chromate transporter — MTAATELMPKRPDLRALFFGFSAVGLSGFGGVLPFARRMLVEEKQWMTAEEFNAQLGLCQFLPGPNVVNLAVVVGKRYGGLAGAIVAPLGLLAGPFAIVLLLAMIYDRYGNLPQAQAMLRGIAAVGCGLLFAMAWRMGAAIKEKVFFLPFTLLTVGAIAFLRWPMPLVMLGGLVLSGGVAWWRLGKK; from the coding sequence TTGACCGCTGCGACTGAATTGATGCCCAAGCGCCCGGACCTCCGGGCGCTTTTTTTCGGCTTTTCCGCGGTCGGCCTGTCCGGTTTTGGCGGTGTGCTGCCCTTTGCCCGGCGCATGCTGGTCGAGGAAAAGCAGTGGATGACGGCCGAGGAATTCAACGCCCAACTCGGTCTCTGCCAGTTTCTGCCGGGTCCGAACGTGGTCAATCTGGCGGTGGTGGTTGGCAAGCGTTACGGCGGCCTGGCCGGTGCCATCGTCGCGCCGCTCGGTCTGCTGGCCGGGCCGTTTGCCATTGTGCTGTTGCTGGCCATGATCTACGACCGTTATGGCAATCTGCCGCAGGCGCAGGCGATGTTGCGCGGCATTGCGGCGGTCGGTTGCGGCCTGCTCTTTGCCATGGCCTGGCGCATGGGCGCGGCGATCAAGGAAAAAGTCTTTTTCCTGCCTTTTACGCTGTTGACCGTTGGCGCCATTGCTTTCCTGCGCTGGCCGATGCCGCTGGTCATGCTCGGCGGCCTGGTGCTGTCCGGCGGCGTGGCTTGGTGGCGGCTGGGTAAAAAATGA
- the murA gene encoding UDP-N-acetylglucosamine 1-carboxyvinyltransferase, with product MDKLLIQGGNALSGEISISGAKNAALPILCASLLTSDPVHFTNVPHLNDISTMLRLLGDMGVGVTIDGVDGLELNGGGLNNPVASYEMVKTMRASILVLGPLVARCGEARVSLPGGCAIGARPVDQHIKGLQAMGAEIKVEQGYVHAKAARLKGARICTDMVTVTGTENLMMAACLAEGETIIENAAREPEVVDLANCLVSMGARISGAGTDIIRIQGVEKLHGATHAIMPDRIETGTYLCAAAATGGDVRLLKTSAAYLDTVVDKLMDAGCDITVERDAIRLVAPKRLKAVSLRTAPYPAFPTDMQAQFMAINCVAEGVATIRETIFENRFMHVSELVRLGADIQIEGNNAIVRGVDRLEGATVMATDLRASASLVIAALVAQGETLIDRIYHLDRGYERIEEKLARLGAQVKRVH from the coding sequence GTGGATAAGTTATTGATTCAGGGCGGTAATGCCCTTTCCGGCGAAATCTCGATTTCAGGTGCCAAGAATGCAGCGCTGCCGATTCTCTGCGCTTCGCTGCTCACCTCCGATCCGGTGCATTTTACCAATGTGCCGCATCTCAACGACATTTCGACGATGCTGCGTCTGCTCGGCGACATGGGCGTTGGCGTGACTATCGACGGGGTTGATGGCCTCGAACTCAATGGTGGCGGCCTGAACAATCCGGTGGCTTCCTACGAGATGGTCAAGACCATGCGTGCGTCGATCCTCGTGCTCGGTCCGCTGGTTGCGCGCTGCGGCGAGGCGCGGGTGTCGTTACCTGGCGGCTGCGCCATCGGGGCGCGCCCGGTCGACCAGCACATCAAGGGCCTGCAGGCGATGGGCGCCGAAATCAAGGTCGAGCAGGGCTATGTTCATGCCAAGGCTGCGCGTCTGAAGGGCGCCCGCATCTGTACCGATATGGTTACCGTGACCGGCACCGAGAACCTGATGATGGCTGCCTGTCTCGCCGAAGGCGAAACGATCATCGAAAACGCGGCGCGCGAGCCGGAAGTGGTCGATCTGGCCAACTGCCTGGTCAGCATGGGGGCACGTATTTCCGGGGCCGGCACCGACATCATCCGTATCCAGGGCGTCGAAAAGCTGCATGGTGCAACGCACGCCATCATGCCCGACCGCATCGAGACCGGCACCTACCTGTGTGCGGCGGCGGCGACCGGCGGCGACGTTCGTCTGCTCAAGACTTCGGCCGCCTATCTCGATACCGTGGTCGACAAGCTGATGGATGCCGGTTGCGACATCACCGTCGAGCGCGATGCAATCCGTCTGGTCGCGCCGAAGCGCCTCAAGGCGGTCAGCCTGCGCACGGCGCCGTACCCGGCTTTCCCGACCGACATGCAGGCGCAGTTCATGGCGATCAATTGCGTCGCCGAGGGCGTTGCGACGATTCGTGAAACCATTTTCGAAAACCGCTTCATGCATGTCAGCGAACTGGTGCGCCTGGGGGCCGACATCCAGATCGAAGGCAATAATGCCATCGTGCGCGGCGTCGACCGCCTGGAAGGGGCAACGGTCATGGCCACCGATCTGCGCGCCTCGGCCTCGCTGGTAATTGCCGCTCTGGTCGCCCAGGGTGAGACGCTGATTGACCGGATCTATCATCTCGATCGCGGTTACGAGCGGATCGAGGAAAAGCTGGCGCGTCTCGGGGCGCAGGTCAAGCGCGTCCATTAA
- a CDS encoding ABC transporter ATP-binding protein — protein MSDDILVDIEDLQFNYDGRPVLQGINMKIPRGKVVAIMGGSGCGKTTLLRCIGGQLRPTGGRVRLEKHQVCEMSEAELYRLRRKMGMLFQFGALFTDISVFENVAFPLREHTDLSEQMICDLVLMKLEAVGLRGAHKLMPGELSGGMARRVALARAVALDPMLVMYDEPFTGLDPIALGVIGQLIRKLNDALGATSIMVTHDVQESLQIVDYIYFISNGQIVAEGTPDEIRASRDPFVHQFVHAEVDGPVRFDYPAPSVKQQFLAGDTHV, from the coding sequence TTGTCGGACGACATTCTGGTCGATATCGAAGACCTTCAGTTCAACTATGACGGGCGGCCGGTGCTGCAGGGGATCAACATGAAGATCCCGCGCGGCAAGGTGGTTGCCATCATGGGGGGGTCAGGTTGTGGCAAGACAACCTTGCTGCGCTGTATCGGTGGTCAATTGCGACCGACCGGCGGGCGCGTTCGTCTGGAAAAGCATCAGGTTTGTGAAATGTCGGAGGCGGAGCTTTATCGTCTGCGGCGCAAAATGGGCATGCTTTTCCAGTTTGGCGCGCTGTTTACCGATATTTCCGTGTTCGAGAATGTCGCGTTTCCGTTGCGTGAGCACACTGACCTCTCCGAGCAAATGATCTGCGACCTCGTCTTGATGAAGCTTGAGGCGGTTGGTCTGCGCGGCGCCCACAAGCTGATGCCTGGTGAGTTGTCAGGGGGCATGGCGCGGCGTGTTGCGCTGGCGCGTGCGGTTGCGCTTGATCCGATGCTGGTGATGTATGACGAGCCTTTCACCGGTCTTGATCCGATTGCACTGGGTGTCATTGGGCAGTTGATCCGCAAGTTGAATGATGCTCTGGGGGCGACCTCAATCATGGTGACCCATGATGTGCAGGAGTCCTTGCAGATCGTTGATTACATTTACTTCATTTCGAATGGTCAGATTGTTGCAGAGGGTACGCCGGATGAAATCCGGGCCTCGCGCGATCCATTTGTGCACCAGTTTGTGCATGCCGAGGTTGATGGTCCGGTGCGTTTTGATTACCCGGCGCCCTCGGTGAAGCAGCAGTTTCTGGCCGGAGATACGCATGTTTAG
- a CDS encoding MlaC/ttg2D family ABC transporter substrate-binding protein — translation MMKKLFALFFAGFVAASACAQEAPDALIQQVTEEVLDIIRKDKDIQNGNTHKVIDLVDKKVLPHFNFPHMTALAVGKDWKKASAGQQQQLVVEFKTLLVRTYSNALVGYKNQKVVYKPFKMAPGESDVLVRTDILQPGSKPVQLDYNLEKLESGWKVYDVTVAGISLVTNYREQFGQEVRNAGIDGLIASISAKNKSLDPAVKAEKK, via the coding sequence ATGATGAAAAAGCTATTTGCCCTCTTCTTTGCCGGTTTTGTCGCTGCCTCTGCTTGTGCTCAGGAGGCGCCGGATGCGCTTATTCAGCAGGTGACGGAAGAGGTGCTGGATATTATCCGCAAGGACAAGGATATCCAGAACGGCAATACCCACAAGGTTATCGATCTGGTCGACAAGAAGGTCCTGCCGCACTTCAATTTCCCCCACATGACGGCGCTTGCTGTCGGCAAGGACTGGAAAAAGGCCAGTGCCGGTCAGCAGCAGCAATTGGTGGTCGAGTTCAAGACCTTGCTGGTGCGTACCTACTCGAATGCTCTGGTCGGATACAAGAATCAGAAGGTCGTTTACAAGCCGTTCAAGATGGCACCGGGTGAATCCGACGTGCTGGTGCGTACCGATATCCTGCAGCCGGGCAGCAAGCCGGTTCAGCTCGACTACAACCTGGAAAAGCTGGAGTCGGGCTGGAAGGTGTACGACGTGACGGTGGCGGGGATCAGTCTGGTCACCAATTATCGCGAACAGTTCGGGCAGGAGGTTCGCAATGCCGGCATCGATGGTCTGATTGCCTCCATTTCAGCGAAGAACAAGTCGCTTGATCCCGCAGTCAAGGCCGAGAAAAAATGA
- a CDS encoding STAS domain-containing protein — MIEREAGRLVVKVPLIIANARSLLEAGCSALAEGEQIFDFSGVTEADSSAVAVMLGWLRAAPATRSTLKFAHIPTGVRSLAELYGVSELLPLA; from the coding sequence ATGATCGAGCGTGAAGCCGGGCGCCTTGTTGTCAAGGTGCCGCTGATCATCGCCAATGCGCGCAGCCTGCTTGAAGCAGGCTGTTCCGCTTTGGCGGAAGGTGAACAGATATTCGATTTCTCCGGTGTGACCGAGGCTGACTCCTCCGCCGTGGCGGTGATGCTGGGGTGGTTGCGTGCGGCACCAGCGACACGGTCGACGCTCAAATTTGCCCATATTCCAACCGGCGTGCGTTCCCTGGCTGAGCTTTACGGCGTTTCCGAACTGTTGCCCCTCGCCTGA
- the infA gene encoding translation initiation factor IF-1, translating into MAKEEIIELPGVVAMVLPDTRFRVTLENGVEVVAYVSGKMRKHRIRILAGDRVTLEMSPYDLTKARISFRHKDERSAVAYAARHQ; encoded by the coding sequence ATGGCTAAAGAAGAAATCATTGAACTGCCGGGCGTTGTCGCCATGGTTTTGCCGGATACCCGTTTCCGCGTCACGCTGGAAAACGGTGTTGAAGTTGTCGCCTATGTCTCGGGCAAGATGCGCAAGCACCGCATCCGTATTCTCGCCGGCGATCGTGTGACGCTGGAAATGTCGCCTTACGATCTGACCAAGGCGCGCATCAGCTTCCGTCACAAGGACGAGCGTTCTGCCGTGGCTTACGCTGCACGCCACCAATAA
- the hisG gene encoding ATP phosphoribosyltransferase, with the protein MTTITIALSKGRIFDETLPLLAAAGIVPTENPETSRKLIIGTNRPEVRVVIVRATDVPTYVQYGAADLGVAGKDVLIEHGGEGLYSPLDLKIAKCRMMVAVPEGFDYANAVRQGNRLKVASKYTQTAREHFASKGVHIDLIKLYGSMELAPLAGLADAIVDLVSTGGTLKANKLVACEHIMDISSRLVVNQASLKVKRETLQPIIDAFAQAVEK; encoded by the coding sequence GTGACGACCATCACCATTGCCCTGTCCAAGGGCCGCATTTTCGACGAAACCCTGCCTTTGCTGGCAGCGGCAGGGATCGTTCCGACCGAAAACCCGGAAACCTCGCGCAAACTGATCATCGGGACCAATCGTCCTGAAGTCCGTGTTGTCATCGTGCGCGCGACCGACGTGCCGACCTACGTGCAATACGGCGCCGCCGATCTCGGCGTGGCCGGCAAGGACGTGCTGATCGAGCATGGTGGCGAAGGCCTGTACTCGCCGCTCGATCTCAAGATCGCCAAGTGCCGGATGATGGTTGCCGTGCCCGAAGGCTTCGATTACGCCAATGCCGTGCGCCAGGGCAATCGCCTCAAGGTCGCCAGCAAATACACCCAGACAGCGCGGGAACATTTCGCCAGCAAGGGCGTCCATATTGATCTGATCAAGCTGTACGGCTCGATGGAACTGGCGCCGCTGGCCGGTCTGGCCGATGCCATCGTCGACCTGGTGTCGACCGGCGGCACGCTGAAGGCCAACAAGCTGGTGGCCTGCGAGCACATCATGGACATTTCCAGCCGTCTGGTGGTCAATCAGGCTTCCCTCAAGGTCAAGCGCGAAACCCTGCAACCGATTATCGACGCCTTCGCACAGGCGGTGGAGAAATAA
- a CDS encoding cold-shock protein produces MATGTVKWFNDSKGFGFISPSEGGEDLFAHFSAIQGNGFKTLAENQKVTFDIVTGPKGKQAANIRPAE; encoded by the coding sequence ATGGCAACTGGTACCGTCAAGTGGTTCAACGACTCCAAAGGTTTTGGTTTTATCTCCCCGTCTGAAGGCGGCGAAGACCTCTTCGCTCACTTCTCTGCCATTCAAGGCAACGGCTTCAAGACCCTGGCCGAAAACCAAAAAGTGACGTTCGACATCGTCACCGGCCCGAAGGGCAAGCAAGCTGCCAACATTCGCCCTGCTGAATAA
- a CDS encoding BolA family protein: MHPDQIKELILAGMSCDHLSLDGDGQHFEALVVSAEFIGKSRVQRQQRVYQTLKEKLATGELHALSFKTLTPEEWSAQRG, from the coding sequence ATGCATCCCGATCAAATCAAGGAACTCATTCTCGCCGGCATGTCCTGCGATCATCTTTCGCTCGACGGCGATGGCCAGCATTTCGAGGCGCTCGTGGTCAGTGCTGAGTTTATCGGGAAGAGCCGCGTTCAGCGTCAGCAACGTGTCTATCAAACCCTCAAGGAAAAGCTCGCGACCGGGGAGTTGCATGCCCTTTCCTTCAAAACCCTGACCCCGGAAGAATGGAGCGCCCAGCGTGGATAA
- the mlaD gene encoding outer membrane lipid asymmetry maintenance protein MlaD, with protein MNRTALDLWVGFFVALGLAAVLFLATKVGNLSSANLSETYTLQAKFDNIGGLKVRGPVKSAGVLVGRITDIKLDPTSYEAVVTLSIDGRFRFPKDTFASIYTAGLLGEQYVGLDVGGDEKMLQAGDTVTKTQSAVVLEKLISQFLFSKAAEGQDKK; from the coding sequence ATGAACCGTACCGCTCTCGACCTCTGGGTCGGTTTTTTTGTGGCGCTGGGCCTTGCTGCCGTGTTGTTTTTGGCGACAAAGGTGGGCAACCTTTCATCGGCCAATCTGTCTGAAACTTATACGCTGCAGGCCAAGTTTGATAACATCGGTGGGTTGAAAGTGCGTGGGCCGGTGAAGAGTGCCGGCGTACTGGTTGGCCGGATTACCGATATCAAGCTTGATCCGACGAGCTATGAGGCTGTTGTGACCCTGAGCATCGATGGTCGCTTCCGTTTCCCAAAGGATACTTTCGCTTCGATTTACACGGCTGGTTTGCTCGGTGAGCAATATGTCGGCCTTGATGTCGGTGGTGATGAAAAGATGTTGCAGGCGGGCGACACCGTTACCAAAACGCAGTCGGCTGTGGTTCTCGAAAAGCTGATCAGTCAGTTTCTTTTCAGCAAGGCGGCAGAAGGACAGGATAAAAAATGA
- a CDS encoding ABC transporter permease encodes MIGFSTLFYKELLRFWKVAFQTVGAPVLTALLYLMIFGHVLDEHVQVHGVGYTTFLVPGLVMMQVLQNAFANSSSSLIQAKITGSIVFVLLPPIPYSAFFAAYVLAAVARGLMVGAGVLLATVWFTHLQVVAPLWIVAFALCGGAMFGALGMIAGIWSEKFDQLAAFQNFLIMPLTMLSGVFYSIYSLPTFWQRLSHYNPVFYMIDGFRYGFFGVSDVAPEISLAVVFACFAGVSLLTLNLLKRGWKLRA; translated from the coding sequence ATGATTGGTTTCTCGACCCTGTTCTACAAGGAGTTGCTGCGTTTCTGGAAGGTCGCCTTTCAGACCGTCGGGGCGCCGGTGCTCACGGCATTGCTCTATCTCATGATCTTCGGTCATGTGCTTGATGAGCATGTGCAGGTGCACGGTGTCGGCTATACGACTTTCCTGGTGCCTGGCCTGGTCATGATGCAGGTCCTGCAGAATGCCTTTGCCAACTCGTCATCCAGTCTGATCCAGGCCAAGATCACCGGCTCGATTGTTTTCGTGCTGCTGCCGCCGATTCCCTACAGTGCATTCTTCGCCGCCTATGTCCTGGCCGCGGTGGCGCGCGGCCTGATGGTCGGGGCGGGGGTCTTGCTGGCGACAGTCTGGTTTACCCATTTGCAGGTAGTGGCGCCGCTCTGGATCGTTGCGTTTGCCCTGTGCGGCGGTGCGATGTTCGGGGCGCTCGGCATGATTGCCGGCATCTGGTCGGAAAAGTTCGACCAGCTTGCTGCCTTCCAGAACTTCCTGATCATGCCGCTGACCATGTTGTCCGGTGTCTTCTACTCGATTTACTCGTTGCCGACGTTTTGGCAACGCCTGTCGCATTACAATCCCGTTTTTTACATGATAGACGGCTTCCGCTATGGCTTTTTCGGCGTCTCCGACGTGGCGCCCGAAATCAGTCTGGCTGTCGTCTTTGCCTGCTTTGCAGGAGTGTCGTTGCTGACGCTCAATCTGCTCAAGCGTGGCTGGAAACTAAGAGCCTGA
- a CDS encoding chromate transporter yields MSLVLELFLEFVLLSGVAFGGATALLPEMHRVVVEQHHWLDDTTFTHLYAIAQAAPGPNVLVVTLIGWEIAGLVGALATTLAMCAPMSVLIYLLIDRWESFAGKRWQKAISLGVAPLAVGLIFSGATLIAQAAGFGWSAWLLVGATLFASLRSKLHPLWFIGIGAALGLAGLV; encoded by the coding sequence ATGAGCCTCGTCCTCGAACTCTTCCTTGAGTTTGTCTTGCTCTCCGGCGTCGCCTTTGGCGGCGCGACGGCCTTGCTGCCCGAGATGCATCGCGTCGTGGTCGAGCAGCATCACTGGCTCGATGACACCACCTTCACGCATCTGTACGCCATCGCCCAGGCGGCGCCGGGGCCGAACGTGCTGGTCGTTACCTTGATTGGCTGGGAGATTGCCGGTCTGGTCGGGGCACTGGCAACCACGCTGGCGATGTGTGCGCCGATGAGCGTACTGATTTATCTGCTGATCGACCGCTGGGAAAGCTTCGCCGGCAAGCGCTGGCAAAAGGCGATCAGCCTTGGTGTGGCGCCGCTTGCGGTCGGCCTGATCTTCTCCGGCGCAACGCTGATCGCGCAGGCGGCGGGTTTCGGCTGGTCGGCCTGGTTGCTGGTCGGCGCGACGCTGTTTGCCAGTCTGCGCAGCAAGTTGCATCCGTTGTGGTTCATCGGCATCGGCGCGGCGCTCGGTCTGGCTGGGCTCGTCTGA
- the mlaE gene encoding lipid asymmetry maintenance ABC transporter permease subunit MlaE, translating into MFSPAVLLRKLGHAVVERIWRLGFATRFLFAILTHSGTAFRRLPLTLREIYFSGVLSLVIILVSGLFVGMVLGLQGFETLQRFGSTEALGIMVALSLTRELGPVVAGLLFASRAGTSVAAEIGLMKATEQLKAMDMMAVNPIARVVAPRFWGGVISMPLLAAMFSAMGVLGGWLIGVVFIGVDDGAFWSQMQAGVDWRYDIWNGIIKSFVFGIAVSLIAVFEGYDSVPTAEGVSRAITRTVVTSALTILALDFVLTSFMFRGTS; encoded by the coding sequence ATGTTTAGTCCGGCGGTGTTGTTGCGCAAGCTTGGTCATGCTGTTGTGGAACGTATCTGGCGACTGGGTTTTGCGACCCGTTTTCTGTTCGCGATCCTGACCCATTCCGGTACGGCCTTCCGTCGCCTGCCGCTGACTTTGCGCGAAATATATTTCAGCGGCGTGCTTTCGCTGGTGATCATTCTGGTGTCCGGTCTTTTTGTCGGCATGGTGCTTGGCTTGCAGGGGTTTGAAACCCTGCAGCGCTTCGGGTCGACCGAGGCACTGGGGATCATGGTGGCCTTGTCCTTGACGCGGGAGTTGGGGCCGGTGGTTGCCGGCTTGCTGTTTGCTTCGCGCGCCGGTACCTCGGTGGCTGCAGAGATTGGCCTGATGAAGGCAACCGAGCAGTTGAAGGCCATGGACATGATGGCAGTCAATCCGATTGCCCGTGTTGTGGCGCCGCGTTTCTGGGGGGGCGTCATCTCGATGCCCTTGCTGGCGGCGATGTTTTCTGCGATGGGTGTGCTTGGCGGCTGGTTGATCGGCGTGGTGTTCATCGGTGTTGATGATGGTGCCTTCTGGTCGCAAATGCAGGCTGGCGTTGATTGGCGCTACGACATCTGGAACGGCATCATCAAGAGTTTTGTTTTTGGCATCGCGGTATCGCTGATTGCCGTTTTCGAAGGTTACGATTCGGTGCCGACGGCCGAGGGGGTGTCACGGGCAATTACGCGTACCGTGGTGACATCGGCCTTGACCATCCTTGCACTCGATTTCGTTCTCACTTCGTTCATGTTCCGGGGAACTTCATGA